Part of the Nicotiana sylvestris chromosome 5, ASM39365v2, whole genome shotgun sequence genome is shown below.
tgaagtattcaagtcttcaacgattttcaattttcaagaagttgttcggcaattcggtaaacgcgttccaactcttaagttttaatattatagttttgttagttttatttagtataattataattaatatgacattttctttgaaaaatatttttggtggtaagggtaaagctaaaattggtgaaagtagtggccaacctactacccttcccccggctgcCCGACCCAGATCCGGTAGACTTCCTGCtgctcctattattcttgatagtgataacccctgtttttaatttttcgatagtcaattttgctataatgttgcaccaggtgaaaatttagatgatgaaactatgaatactctttatcctaatgaaactatctttgaaaatgaggatgaagatgaaacccaatcggatttagatgatacacctactagtccttttaataacccaactgatgtaccgcccgacccacctgtagaaacccctagttttaatagacaacctcctaaacacctagaaacatcattagtttggaatttttttactcaagtaagagaacaaaataaggctaagtgtaaaacatgtgggaaattactggcgcataaatatactggagaccgtagcggcacgggtagtttgactaggcacataaaaacacaccctagagataaagctagatatttacaaatgaaagcgcagctagagggaacacatgtagattctgatgttaaccctagtacaggttcaaatctagttcaaccaggaattaacattgtgaccggaggtattttatattacgatccaaatagagatcgtgaagaattagcaaagatggttaccgttatgtgcttaccctattcttttccctctaatcctaattgggtgcattatattagaagagtttttaatcctacttataaaggttggcctcgcgcaacagttaagagcgatatttataaatataaacatgaatatgaacaatatttgcggtatttatttactcatataagtaatcggatttctattactactgatattggtagaagtggtaatgattgtgattatctaactgttacaagtcattggatagatgaggagtggacaatgcaaaaacgcattattgcgtatagaataattaattcatgtcacacaggtaagtttatagctaacactgttgcaaatatttgtagatatttttgctttagagataaaataatgacaatttctatggataatgcttctagtaacactagtgctatagacatacttacaacaacactaaatcccgcatttaggaatatattccatgttagatgtatttgtcatatttatcatttaattgtcggtgatggtatgcgaattttaaatttagaaattgaaaaggttagaatggctcttaattggcttttttattcaaaccgtagaagtagactaagagaatattttaaaaaatgtgatgaatatgaccttagagaaagaaaggttcctaaagcttgcccgactagatggaattatatgtacgaaagtttagtagttgcatatgaatatagaaacccaattaatgcaacgtttaatgctcgggtGGGTGgtgaggaagatgatgaatatatacatcatacaatatatactacaagaaaatttataagataatatatatacataacatacaatatatactacaagaaaatatataaggtaatatatatacataacatacaatatatactacaagaaaatctatatatatactacaaaacattataagaaattatatttggaaatatatatacataacatactatactagtatactatatatactacaaaataagaattttcaaaattcaaaatgagggccccacccccaatgaccaccaacggccatattgcacaaatagccgttttttttaatttacaaaactaaccttctctaacactataaataccccccctctctcttcttcatttcaatactcaatactcatttatcaatctaaatttctctcaatctctcaatctccaattttcaagacttcaagtctcaatcttaattttcaagttacatcatgcctcgtttggaaagagtgcgcttatttgtttcgcactactatgaagtgcttgaagaaaatgaagaagaccAAGTATTAAAAtgcaagaactgtggaagagtcttaaatgttcgttcagggtgtaccacatgcattttaaggaggcatataacgtattgtgttgatggtatttatccgcaaattcgtctttaagatatttcaacaatttgtgttattttaaaattattagacgtatttatgcttcatgttgtactttcttattaatttattatgcatgacaatttagttttactattgttttgttatcttactttttcgtcaagcactttaataattagatttctacacatatattatatatatattatttatatagccatgatatggtttacaagaaattgccttaaacaaaatttttttttaaaaaagctcGAAAATaaaaaaagcccgttaggcccgctaagcccacgagcccggcccgtttagcccaggaccatatgggcttaggcccgtcacgggctggttccacccgttgagcccacgaagcccgggaccgtgaggcccgggactgccagagcccaggcccgtttgacccatttaggcccgggcccggccTAGAATACAACATTAGGTGGGAGTCTCtggctttcttttcttttaatatttttttagcaATTGTTTATTTTAATAGAAACTTTTATATCTCTTAGACAatacatttttcttttattattttatggcTGGAATATTACTTGAGATATCTCGTATAGGTACATTTTACCGTGCACTTTGCATTAAAGATAAATTAACACTATTGTAGAATTTAATATCCAAATAAAGATCAAATTCATATTCAATATACTTCTTTTGTGTTTGGTCTTTTATAGGGGTAGATTTAGCACGTCATGGGTTTGACTGAACTCAATtactttagtattttttttaaaatttttatttaaaCCTTTAATATTATTGCATCAAAAGGGAAACAaagtaacaaaagaaaactagCTAGAAATCAAGCGAGGGAATGAAACCCCAATAATATTTCCAGCAACACGCAAAAAAATGCTAGAAGGTACAAGTGCAGGCCATTCAATGCAAGGCTCTTGACTAAAAGCCAAACTGGTTAAACTATCAGCTACTGAAACCAacagttttggttcgaactttgtATCTGTCTTTAAGAAtctattgtatatatataaattattaatttaaaatacaaTAACTTAAAACGATTAAAATTTTGAAACCATAAGCTTCAAATCTTGGTTGCGCCTTTTACCGTACAATGAAATATTCATGAGAATAGTATTTTGAAATGTAAATGATAATTATATACAGATTGAATGATAGAAAGTTGAATACTATTACCACCCACAGAAATTTTTTAATCATAATCCATGTCCCTTCAGAAGAAGTAAAAGCTCACACGTACTAATCAAATTAAAATGCATTTTATTAATTGCCATAAAATAAAACAATCTAATACAAAACAAATCTCCAAAATTAGACAGAAGGAGATAGGTATAAAGAATtgggaaaaaaaaacaaaaataataaggGAAGATGAAATCTAATCTCCTCAAATTTATGATACTTTTATTAACAACATATATAGTGCAATGGGAGCAAAACTAAATTAGAAAAAGGGAAACACATTTTCAAACACTTCTGTAGTTAAACTTTCCATTATTGGCTCAAGCTCCAACTGATTTCAGGGACTCAACTTTTCTTGGCCtgccaaagtacaaaaaccaaaaaaataaaaaaataaaaataaaattaacatttCAAAAGATTAGGCCTGGTATTTTATATCAAATCAAGTAATTTAATCATAAAAGTTAGTACAAATTAAAGTGATAATGTATATCTTTTTTTATATAAACATATCATATCTGAAACCTACTGGCCGATTAATCTTCGTTTGCATCAAGTAGAGCCCATGTAACTTGTAAGGGGGAAAGCTTCCTACCAGGGTTTTCCTCCGTTCTCAGGGCTCGAACCGAACTTGTAAATGGTGGAGGGATCTTATCCTATACTCCTCATTAAACCATATAGTtaaatgataaaagtgtataTGAAAACACATGTTCTATATAACCATATAGTATTTGAAACCTACTGGACCAAGTAGAGACCATGTAACTTGTAAGGGCCGGGGAAAGCTTCCTACTAGGGGTTACTTCATTTTCAGGGCTCGAAACCGATTTGTTAATGGTGGAGGATCCTATCCATTCCACCCGACCCCTTAGTGGTGATGATATATACTCCTCATTTAACCATAGTTAAATGATAAAAGTTTATATAAAAGGCACATGTTTTACATCATTTATTCGGCAAAATATAAAATTGAAACTAATTGCATTCGCTAGCCAAAAAGGCAGCTCGACgcactaagcttccgctatgcACGGTACTCGGAGaaaggccggaccacaagggtctattatacgcagtcttaccctgcaaTTCTACAagagggcagcccggtgcactaagctcccgctatgcgcggtgTCCGTGGAAAAGCAGGACGTagaagggtctattgtacgcagccttaccctgcatttctgcaagaggctgtttgcacggctcgaacccgtaacCCTCATTCGCTAGCCAAAAAGTGAACCAAAAATGTATATTTTATGTAtataatacacatatatacaaaaaaatatatattttatcggCTATTATTTTTTAGAGCGACTAAAAATACCTGGTGTAAGGGTCAAGGTCAAAGGCAGGATTAGGCTCCTGGATTCGGCCAACTTTCCTCAAGACAGATTTGTCAATATACTTATTAGCAGAGCCAGCTGTTGCATCTGGAAAATCAACTTCAGCTagattttctctcttctttttgcTGATATAAACTCCTGGGCCATGAAACAATTGCTGTTTCATTGTGAATAAACACAATGCTATTGCCACTGATAAGGTTCCACCCAATACATACACTGGTGCCAAATCCCCACTCATAGAAAACctttagaaaaaaaaacagaagaagAATTAACCAATATAGTGGTTCACCCAATTGCTTAAGATTGCTTAAGTTAAAAATAGCCGATCGATGTATAGTATATGTATAATAAGTATATAACTatgtataacaacaacatcaacaactacccagtaaaatcccacatagtggggtctggggagggtaatgtgtacgcagaccttacccttgcCCCGATAAGGGCAGAGacgctgtttccgatagaccctcggctcagcaagacgaaaataaagtaaaaaaaaacaaacaagagGAGAGTGTATAACTATGTATGATCAGTATATAATCTAAGAAAAATGACACACTATAACCGCACTCacaataatagccgaaaaatgtatattttttttgtatatatatttatacattTCTGTATGTTAtggacaaaaaaaaatataaattttatacacttttaaTACTACCGGATGTAAATAGATTCTGTCGCGGGCTAAAATGATCTTTGCCCTATAATCTATAAATACCAACTAGAAAAAGCAAACAGTGAATCCGACCTACTATTATATAAAGATCCCCCAAAAAAGGAGCATGATGATCAAACATTAAGGACTATATTGTCTCATTAACGTAATGAATGGGTTTTAGAGTACATTTGTCAAAACGACTAATTTTCGTTGTGAATTCAGATagtattaattattatttttttctttttaaaaaaaatacatttacATATTTAAAAACTATACAAAAATACAATCAATTGCAGTTGTTATAATCAAAAATATTTTAGAAGTGTTGTAAAAATATAATAGTGAAAATTTATATGTTTATTTAGCTAGTAATATTACTATGTCAAGATACATGTAAATGTTACACACTTATGGCAAATTATCAAAAATATTAGCTAGGCCATCAAGAATTTCTTTGACAAATCAAATGAAAGAGTTACATATCCAATATAAATTCCTAAAAATAAGGTTAAATGCAGttgaaaaaattaaattatagGGTAAGAATAAGAGACAAACTTGGATTTAGGGGGTGTAGGATTGGCATTATGCATAGAACCACCACTAGTAGCAGTAGCAAATTTTGGAGCAGTAGAAGAAGGAAATGAACGATTTGCCTCCACAGCATTCACCACAGATTTCCAGTACCTCTGTTGCAATAATTTTAGACAATAATAAATACAGAAGTTATCGTCAATAATAAAGACTTTTTTTTGGTACGTGTTGGTAATCAAAGCATGAAAAGGGTCAGAGTACTATACGAAATACAACAATTATATTCTCCGTTTAAAGTTGGTAGTAATTTTGCCCCTGCCGTTAGGGGTGTACATTGGTGTAGAGTCCGTTGTGAGAGGCGCTTAAAAGGCTATAAGTCGGGTTGGTTTGaattttttaattaccaaatcAAACTAATGGTATCgggtttttaaatttataaccAAACTAAACAAACAAAGTCGGGTTTGTCAATCTCGGGTTTTCGATTTTTTTCGTGTTTTCGAATTTTTcggtttaagaaatatttataaattatattacaataaatatttatatgtataaaatatttttaaaaattgtataAATGTACTattgggttggtttggtttcagtttgatttttttagttaaaacaaaaccaaaccaattatagtTGGATTTTTTTCCAATACTAAACTAATTATGGTCGATTTTGTTTTCCAATACTAAACTAATTA
Proteins encoded:
- the LOC104247358 gene encoding uncharacterized protein; translation: MAFRMRYWKSVVNAVEANRSFPSSTAPKFATATSGGSMHNANPTPPKSKFSMSGDLAPVYVLGGTLSVAIALCLFTMKQQLFHGPGVYISKKKRENLAEVDFPDATAGSANKYIDKSVLRKVGRIQEPNPAFDLDPYTRPRKVESLKSVGA